The following coding sequences lie in one Pontibacter sp. G13 genomic window:
- a CDS encoding histone deacetylase has protein sequence MDKYVLIPQQLKLEGTLTESQFYDPGKVDAPTVLMTHTQAYWTKLTEGTLTPREARKTGFPFSPLLVERAVSIAQGTLHNALHALEHGCAINGAGGTHHAFTGHGEGFCILNDFGIAANWLLHEGLVERILIVDLDVHQGNGTAEIFRNEPRVFTFSMHCEANYPMHKETSDLDLALPAYLEDQAYLEKLEEVLPNLLDHFHPDMVFYLAGVDILATDKLGKLSISPQGCAERDRFVIQSCRDRDIPMAISLGGGYSPDIWDIVEAHCQTFRIAQEVWN, from the coding sequence TATGACCCGGGAAAGGTGGATGCTCCTACCGTGTTGATGACACATACTCAAGCTTATTGGACCAAATTGACCGAAGGCACCCTGACTCCAAGAGAGGCGAGAAAGACAGGCTTTCCCTTTTCTCCCTTGTTGGTTGAGCGCGCCGTATCGATTGCACAGGGCACCCTCCATAATGCCCTTCATGCTTTGGAACACGGATGTGCCATCAATGGAGCCGGAGGTACGCATCATGCTTTCACGGGTCATGGAGAAGGGTTTTGCATATTGAATGACTTCGGAATCGCCGCCAATTGGCTGCTGCATGAAGGACTTGTAGAACGCATCCTGATTGTGGATCTAGACGTGCATCAAGGAAATGGTACAGCTGAGATTTTCCGAAATGAACCTAGAGTATTTACCTTTAGCATGCATTGTGAAGCCAACTACCCGATGCACAAAGAGACCTCAGATCTTGATTTGGCCTTACCTGCCTACTTGGAAGATCAGGCTTATCTCGAAAAATTGGAGGAGGTCCTTCCCAATTTATTGGATCATTTTCATCCCGATATGGTGTTCTATCTAGCAGGCGTGGATATTCTCGCTACGGATAAATTGGGAAAACTCTCTATTTCCCCACAAGGATGCGCAGAAAGGGATCGATTTGTGATCCAATCCTGTAGAGATCGGGATATTCCAATGGCAATCTCCTTGGGAGGCGGATATTCTCCCGATATTTGGGACATTGTGGAAGCCCACTGCCAGACATTCCGAATTGCCCAAGAGGTCTGGAATTAA